A window of Paremcibacter congregatus contains these coding sequences:
- a CDS encoding serine hydrolase domain-containing protein encodes MRRTFLVIACITALTNTTLVKAKELHPSGLPDFTPDRAAALTKMFTDFVATKGINTAGVVVIKGGKVAWTGTFGSQAPGVPASENTQFNAASLTKTVTTETILRLVDQGKLDLDESMAPYWVDPDLADDPRHKDLTPRMALSHTTGFLNWRFLAKDYKLHFQNDPGAKYGYSGEGMKYVAAYAERKLGRGFESLVKEHLFTPLKINGASISVREANFPNIARRLDEDGAFWGPYCFPQKRWCSQEGDYSAAGNLVITVNDFAKFMISVMKEEGYSAKIAADRNHVQADKGDETKVICGIVPDGHCPKTQGYGLGWEVFDYGDTQLLSHGGSDWAELTTAYFYTGTQDGLVIFLNAPNYRALQVMPELIELIDPISPLVAHYKNLRLRSNSRQ; translated from the coding sequence ATGAGACGAACGTTTCTGGTTATTGCGTGCATTACCGCACTCACTAACACTACCTTAGTGAAAGCGAAGGAATTGCATCCATCCGGTCTGCCGGACTTCACGCCGGATCGCGCGGCGGCATTAACGAAAATGTTCACTGACTTTGTTGCCACCAAGGGCATCAATACGGCGGGTGTTGTGGTGATCAAAGGGGGTAAAGTTGCCTGGACCGGGACCTTCGGCAGTCAGGCTCCGGGGGTGCCGGCCTCGGAAAATACTCAGTTTAATGCGGCCTCGCTGACCAAAACCGTGACCACGGAAACCATTCTGCGTCTGGTCGATCAGGGAAAACTTGATCTGGATGAAAGTATGGCGCCCTATTGGGTGGACCCGGATCTGGCGGATGATCCGCGCCATAAGGACCTGACGCCGCGCATGGCGCTCAGCCATACCACGGGCTTCCTGAACTGGCGGTTTTTAGCCAAAGACTACAAGTTGCATTTTCAAAATGATCCCGGCGCGAAATACGGCTATTCCGGGGAAGGGATGAAATATGTGGCAGCCTACGCCGAAAGGAAACTGGGGCGCGGGTTCGAGAGTCTGGTGAAAGAACATCTGTTCACGCCACTGAAGATTAACGGGGCGTCGATCAGTGTACGTGAGGCGAATTTCCCGAACATTGCCCGACGGCTGGACGAGGACGGCGCATTTTGGGGGCCATATTGTTTCCCGCAAAAACGCTGGTGCAGTCAGGAAGGTGACTATTCCGCCGCCGGAAATCTGGTGATAACTGTCAATGATTTCGCCAAATTCATGATCTCGGTGATGAAGGAGGAGGGATATAGCGCCAAGATCGCCGCCGACCGCAATCACGTGCAAGCGGATAAAGGGGATGAAACCAAGGTGATTTGCGGTATCGTGCCGGACGGCCATTGCCCCAAGACGCAAGGCTATGGGCTTGGCTGGGAAGTGTTTGATTACGGCGATACACAATTGTTGAGCCACGGGGGGAGCGACTGGGCGGAACTGACGACGGCTTATTTTTATACAGGAACGCAGGATGGACTGGTCATCTTCCTTAATGCGCCGAATTATCGCGCGTTGCAGGTCATGCCAGAATTAATCGAGTTGATCGACCCGATTTCTCCGTTAGTGGCTCACTATAAAAATCTGCGCCTCCGGTCAAACAGCAGACAATAA
- a CDS encoding DNA polymerase III subunit chi — protein sequence MTDISFYHLLHQPLTSALPKLLDKVHGAGMKAVIRVGSEERMMELDEVLWTFKPDSFLPHGDMKCKYPDQQVIYLTTEEENPAGASVLVLVDSMESTLIADYDRCLEMFDGRNDEATAAARGRWKTYKEAGHTLTYWQQTEQGGWSKKA from the coding sequence ATGACCGATATCAGCTTTTATCATCTGCTGCATCAGCCTTTGACCAGTGCGTTGCCAAAACTGCTGGACAAGGTTCATGGGGCGGGGATGAAAGCGGTTATCAGGGTGGGCTCGGAAGAGCGCATGATGGAACTGGATGAGGTTCTCTGGACTTTTAAACCTGACAGCTTCCTGCCCCATGGGGATATGAAGTGTAAGTATCCCGATCAGCAGGTAATTTATCTGACCACGGAGGAAGAAAATCCTGCGGGGGCGTCGGTATTGGTTCTAGTGGACAGTATGGAAAGCACTCTGATCGCGGACTATGACCGTTGTCTTGAAATGTTTGATGGCCGAAATGACGAAGCAACGGCCGCAGCGCGGGGGCGCTGGAAAACTTATAAAGAGGCAGGACATACCCTGACCTATTGGCAGCAGACCGAGCAGGGCGGCTGGAGCAAAAAGGCTTGA